One Brassica napus cultivar Da-Ae chromosome C4, Da-Ae, whole genome shotgun sequence genomic region harbors:
- the LOC106453469 gene encoding putative cysteine-rich repeat secretory protein 37 isoform X2 encodes MKFSYSLSQRFSFPILAMQFLIIHSVSSLNLTNEYLNHKCLFNQGKYNSGSEYEKNLNWVFHYIRTRPFENVGFSHTSNGTTTSNFATVVLQCRGDSYGSKSYGSKCRTCLDTAILGFRKRCPSIKGGMIWYDQCFLYVSTIDIENPSRINYENVFSMHNPNNVREDAKLFAKRVLDFFSELTLKVEKTTSDGFRIILYAAGEKKLGKNTLYAMVQCLELTLDCKNCLTWSTTKLFKNGDIKQGARVFGSNCDVRWLQKHVVMLQD; translated from the exons ATGAAATTTTCATATTCTTTATCCCAACGGTTTTCTTTCCCTATTTTGGCCATGCAATTTCTCATTATACATAGTGTTTCGTCACTGAACCTTACTAATGAGTATCTCAACCACAAATGCCTCTTTAATCAAGGGAAATATAACTCTGGAAGTGAGTACGAGAAAAACCTCAACTGGGTCTTCCATTACATTCGTACTAGGCCATTTGAGAATGTCGGATTCTCACACACAAGTAATGGAACAACGACATCAAATTTTGCTACCGTCGTTCTCCAATGTCGTGGTGACTCTTATGGGTCTAAATCTTATGGGTCTAAATGTCGTACATGCCTTGACACCGCAATTTTGGGG TTTCGTAAGAGATGTCCGAGTATCAAAGGAGGAATGATATGGTACGACCAATGTTTTCTCTATGTTAGTACGATCGATATAGAAAATCCAAGCAGGATTAATTACGAGAATGTTTTTTCTATGCACAATCCAAATAACGTGAGAGAGGATGCAAAACTGTTTGCCAAGAGAGTGTTGGATTTTTTCTCTGAGCTAACACTTAAAGTCGAGAAAACCACCAGTGACGGCTTTCGCATCATACTTTACGCAGCAGGGGAAAAAAAGCTCGGGAAAAATACATTATATGCAATGGTGCAATGTCTAGAGCTAACATTGGATTGTAAAAATTGTTTGACATGGAGTACCACAAAGCTTTTCAAGAATGGCGACATTAAACAAGGAGCGAGAGTTTTTGGTTCAAACTGTGATGTTAG GTGGCTacaaaaacatgttgtaatgctccaggattaa
- the LOC106453469 gene encoding putative cysteine-rich repeat secretory protein 37 isoform X1: MKFSYSLSQRFSFPILAMQFLIIHSVSSLNLTNEYLNHKCLFNQGKYNSGSEYEKNLNWVFHYIRTRPFENVGFSHTSNGTTTSNFATVVLQCRGDSYGSKSYGSKCRTCLDTAILGFRKRCPSIKGGMIWYDQCFLYVSTIDIENPSRINYENVFSMHNPNNVREDAKLFAKRVLDFFSELTLKVEKTTSDGFRIILYAAGEKKLGKNTLYAMVQCLELTLDCKNCLTWSTTKLFKNGDIKQGARVFGSNCDVRYELYPFLRFVKHF; this comes from the exons ATGAAATTTTCATATTCTTTATCCCAACGGTTTTCTTTCCCTATTTTGGCCATGCAATTTCTCATTATACATAGTGTTTCGTCACTGAACCTTACTAATGAGTATCTCAACCACAAATGCCTCTTTAATCAAGGGAAATATAACTCTGGAAGTGAGTACGAGAAAAACCTCAACTGGGTCTTCCATTACATTCGTACTAGGCCATTTGAGAATGTCGGATTCTCACACACAAGTAATGGAACAACGACATCAAATTTTGCTACCGTCGTTCTCCAATGTCGTGGTGACTCTTATGGGTCTAAATCTTATGGGTCTAAATGTCGTACATGCCTTGACACCGCAATTTTGGGG TTTCGTAAGAGATGTCCGAGTATCAAAGGAGGAATGATATGGTACGACCAATGTTTTCTCTATGTTAGTACGATCGATATAGAAAATCCAAGCAGGATTAATTACGAGAATGTTTTTTCTATGCACAATCCAAATAACGTGAGAGAGGATGCAAAACTGTTTGCCAAGAGAGTGTTGGATTTTTTCTCTGAGCTAACACTTAAAGTCGAGAAAACCACCAGTGACGGCTTTCGCATCATACTTTACGCAGCAGGGGAAAAAAAGCTCGGGAAAAATACATTATATGCAATGGTGCAATGTCTAGAGCTAACATTGGATTGTAAAAATTGTTTGACATGGAGTACCACAAAGCTTTTCAAGAATGGCGACATTAAACAAGGAGCGAGAGTTTTTGGTTCAAACTGTGATGTTAGGTATGAACTATACCCTTTTCTTAGATTTGTTAAGCACTTTTAA
- the LOC106453468 gene encoding uncharacterized protein LOC106453468 codes for MATLIMHKYETAKEGLRSNDIIQYMRMVHGVEISYSLAWDAGEYAINAVKGIPEKGYEQILKYLHMMKEANPGSHMFYERDTKGRFRFLFISFGQSVRGFYAAIRKVIGVDGTFLKSKYKGVLLVATALYGNSSLYPTAFGVVDSENDLAWNWFMRQLNAVIADDHSLAFVSDRNSSIAKAIARVYPQAHHGICIHHLLNNVITYFSGKGVAGLVAKASKAYQAADFHADVRKWARCQFPGYRYDIRTTNPAESINADLRMPREFPVIPLLDSIREMMTRWFFKRRTLSSKHSKPLTIAVEKKIDRRIEKGKTFKVFPVSDHRFLVQGDTFDNSVDLVRRTCSCGKFDLMKIPCRHTIKAGFSVGIRPHTLTDDMYTTASWRSTYEESINPIGVPEDAWKVPSHVEKSKILPPESRRAAGRRKKRRYETAKDKIRSSQGTQGPTVRKCSRCGIEGHNRRTCDRAI; via the exons ATGGCTACTCTGATTATGCATAAGTATGAAACTGCTAAAGAAGGGCTGAGATCGAATGATATAATCCAGTATATGCGTATGGTACATGGAGTTGAGATATCCTATTCTTTGGCGTGGGATGCTGGTGAATATGCAATCAACGCAGTGAAAGGTATTCCAGAGAAAGGTTATGAACAAATTCTTAAATACTTGCACATGATGAAGGAAGCTAATCCAGGGTCACACATGTTTTATGAAAGGGATACCAAAGGGAGATTCAGATTCCTCTTCATCTCGTTTGGTCAGAGTGTTCGCGGTTTCTATGCTGCAATTCGAAAAGTTATTGGGGTGGATGGGACGTTTTTGAAGAGCAAATACAAAGGAGTATTACTAGTTGCTACTGCATTATATGGAAACTCGAGTTTATATCCTACTGCCTTTGGAGTTGTCGACTCAGAGAATGACCTCGCGTGGAACTGGTTTATGAGACAACTTAATGCGGTCATTGCTGACGACCATAGTTTAGCTTTTGTGTCTGATAGGAATTCCTCAATTGCTAAAGCTATTGCGAGAGTGTACCCGCAAGCTCATCATGGAATTTGCATTCACCACTTGCTGAATAATGTTATAACATATTTCAGCGGGAAAGGTGTGGCTGGTTtggttgcaaaggcttctaaagCTTATCAAGCTGCTGATTTTC ATGCTGATGTGAGGAAGTGGGCTCGTTGTCAGTTTCCGGGTTACAGATATGATATTAGGACTACTAACCCTGCGGAGTCAATAAATGCTGATTTGCGTATGCCTAGAGAGTTTCCAGTGATACCTTTGCTGGACAGCATTAGGGAAATGATGACTCGATGGTTTTTCAAACGTAGAACTTTAAGTTCTAAGCATTCGAAGCCACTGACCAttgctgtggagaagaagattgaCAGAAGGATTGAGAAGGGTAAAACGTTTAAGGTCTTTCCAGTTAGCGATCATAGGTTTTTAGTTCAAGGTGACACTTTCGACAACTCGGTTGACTTGGTCAGACGCACGTGTTCTTGTGGGAAATTTGATCTGATGAAAATCCCATGCAGGCACACCATAAAAGCAGGCTTCAGTGTTGGAATAAGACCACACACACTAACAGATGACATGTACACTACTGCCTCATGGCGCTCGACTTATGAAGAAAGCATAAATCCTATTGGCGTCCCCGAAGATGCATGGAAAGTTCCATCTCATGTGGAGAAGTCAAAAATCCTTCCTCCAGAGAGTAGACGAGCTGCGGGTAGGAGAAAGAAACGCAGATACGAGACAGCCAAAGATAAGATCCGTTCGTCACAAGGAACTCAAGGCCCTACAGTTCGGAAATGCAGTCGATGTGGGATTGAAGGTCACAACAGGAGAACATGTGATAGAGCAATATAG
- the LOC106453467 gene encoding uncharacterized protein At4g04775-like encodes MNNNEGIPSRCWCGKRIVTYVSKTEENPYRRFFRCEISLQRKKENHLFKWVDEALFDEIQRMDEDQARIAEEIEDLRSSMKKTVHEAVMKHKNSVDVGCVASILSILCLWSKCD; translated from the exons ATGAATAACAATGAAGGGATCCCTTCCAGATGTTGGTGCGGGAAGCGGATTGTCACTTATGTTTCCAAAACAGAGGAGAACCCATACAGACGATTCTTCAGATGTGAGATATCTTTACAG agaaagaaagaaaatcatctTTTTAAGTGGGTCGACGAGGCTCTGTTTGATGAGATTCAAAGGATGGATGAGGATCAGGCGAGAATTGCCGAGGAAATAGAAGATCTGAGAAGTTCTATGAAGAAGACAGTGCATGAAGCAGTTATGAAGCATAAGAATTCGGTCGATGTAGGTTGTGTAGCATCCATTCTCAGTATTTTATGTCTCTGGTCCAAATGTGATTGA